The following are encoded in a window of Allosphingosinicella indica genomic DNA:
- the fliF gene encoding flagellar basal-body MS-ring/collar protein FliF: MSEIAANPNDIVAAPVRAPAARPAGSNMKLEGVMSNVRGFTSQPAVAKSLPAIAFLALIGIAALVWSYASQAPGRDLFRGLPDEDKAAVASALTTAGIKYNVDRSTGALTVGEDDYYQAKMLLASQGLPKGAPDGTQVLDSLPLGASRAVEGERLRGAREMDLARTIEAIDAVQSARIHLAVEQPSAFLRDRSKAAASVMLTLAPGRQLGDAQVQAIVHLVASSVPGLAPENVSVVDQNGRLLSSDSDGSSGASDRQVAIQAKIEDRYRDALVRMLTPIVGADNFTAQVHADVDFSETQATREQFPKDATVLTYEQGAFTTDGGAAGGEAGGIPGALSNQPPPAAQVAAAPGGAMTPPVPGASGETAEAAAKRTENYNRTFAVGREVSVTKEQIGSVKRLSVAVALKNPEGGKPRGKDEIAAIEALVKGAVGFDQNRGDVVAINARSFAPIETEEASWWEAGWVSLLVRNITALGLAALVIFGIARPLMKKGTAALAKRAEHSKVNVGSQIAAAIADQAQSDPTTRITLEMIEAAPGYEARAALVRNFVRQDPARAALVVRDLIRADSKEGN; this comes from the coding sequence ATGAGCGAGATAGCAGCAAACCCCAACGACATCGTCGCCGCGCCGGTGCGCGCGCCGGCGGCCCGTCCCGCCGGTTCGAACATGAAGCTGGAAGGCGTCATGAGCAATGTGCGCGGCTTCACTTCGCAGCCCGCGGTCGCGAAGTCGCTGCCGGCGATCGCGTTCCTCGCGCTGATCGGCATCGCCGCGCTCGTCTGGTCCTATGCCAGCCAGGCGCCGGGCCGCGATCTCTTCCGCGGGCTTCCCGACGAGGACAAGGCCGCCGTCGCTTCGGCGCTTACCACGGCGGGAATCAAATATAACGTCGATCGCTCGACCGGCGCGCTGACCGTCGGCGAGGATGATTATTATCAGGCGAAGATGCTGCTTGCGTCGCAGGGGTTGCCCAAAGGCGCGCCAGACGGGACGCAGGTTCTCGACAGCCTGCCGCTCGGCGCCAGCCGCGCGGTGGAAGGCGAGCGCCTGCGCGGTGCGCGCGAGATGGATCTCGCCCGCACCATCGAGGCGATCGATGCGGTGCAGTCCGCGCGCATCCACCTTGCCGTCGAGCAGCCGAGCGCGTTCCTGCGCGATCGCTCCAAGGCCGCCGCGTCCGTCATGCTGACGCTCGCGCCGGGCCGCCAGCTCGGCGATGCGCAGGTGCAGGCGATCGTCCACCTCGTCGCCTCGTCGGTTCCGGGTCTCGCGCCCGAGAATGTCTCGGTCGTCGATCAGAATGGCCGGCTGCTGTCCAGCGACAGCGACGGCAGCAGCGGCGCTTCGGACCGCCAGGTCGCGATCCAGGCGAAGATCGAGGATCGCTATCGCGACGCGCTGGTTCGCATGCTGACGCCGATCGTCGGCGCCGACAATTTCACCGCGCAGGTCCATGCCGACGTCGATTTCTCCGAGACGCAGGCGACCCGCGAGCAATTCCCCAAGGACGCCACCGTGCTCACCTACGAGCAGGGCGCCTTCACCACCGACGGCGGTGCTGCTGGCGGCGAGGCGGGCGGCATTCCCGGCGCACTCTCCAACCAGCCGCCGCCTGCCGCGCAGGTCGCTGCCGCTCCGGGCGGCGCGATGACCCCGCCGGTCCCCGGTGCCTCGGGCGAGACCGCCGAAGCGGCCGCCAAGCGCACCGAGAATTACAACCGCACGTTCGCAGTGGGTCGTGAAGTGTCGGTCACCAAGGAGCAGATCGGTTCGGTGAAGCGTCTGTCGGTCGCCGTCGCGCTCAAGAATCCCGAAGGCGGCAAGCCGCGCGGCAAGGACGAGATCGCGGCGATCGAGGCGCTGGTGAAGGGTGCGGTCGGCTTCGATCAGAACCGCGGCGACGTGGTGGCGATCAACGCCCGCAGCTTCGCGCCGATCGAAACCGAAGAGGCGAGCTGGTGGGAAGCCGGCTGGGTGTCGCTGCTGGTCCGCAACATCACCGCGCTGGGCCTCGCCGCGCTCGTCATCTTCGGCATCGCCCGCCCTCTGATGAAGAAGGGCACCGCCGCGCTCGCCAAGCGCGCCGAGCACAGCAAGGTCAACGTCGGCAGCCAGATCGCCGCCGCCATCGCCGATCAGGCGCAGTCCGATCCCACCACGCGGATCACGCTGGAAATGATCGAGGCGGCGCCCGGTTACGAAGCCCGCGCCGCGCTCGTCCGCAATTTCGTCCGCCAGGATCCGGCGCGCGCCGCACTCGTCGTGCGCGATCTGATCCGCGCCGACTCCAAGGAAGGAAACTGA
- a CDS encoding flagellar hook-length control protein FliK produces the protein MAVETHPRIAARTGDAALPAKSGDAELGDMFSALLTGATLPEEEGAAPEGEGEPALETVPSDETEAPVDPLIGIALATISADHPVASAKVSAAEPGAPAKTAMASQSADADRAPVKIAQPTAEIEAGDPKPTDEADPAAVAPSRTRPFIGPQVSLPVDDDGPAKPSGKPTVETPVSMIAPQPQPQNSSATPTPGTRPVADPQVMRPVEGADATPKAAPQPTGEQPKPAATETAVAPPTIGKTRILAEPPVMRPTHDGAQPAAAQPATPPQQQAPDPAHAPQTALQAILAQAGLAAAPDARGSRIGAAETPKLAKAIDAIAATTPGTAAPVAQPLPESLQMMVAPVQQPQAIDVRAAAPASQPQPLEQLVEQQLDLAHESEWLDRLTRDIAGAGAKDGTMRFRLAPEHLGNLHVELKQQAAGAAIRLTAETEAARAILADAHPRLIAEARAQGVRIAEAHVDLGSGRSPQQEAADQRRQDQPGHPAGQSVLRGKKSVTNSALTMTPRTADRFA, from the coding sequence ATGGCAGTCGAAACCCATCCGCGCATTGCCGCCCGCACGGGCGATGCGGCGCTGCCCGCCAAAAGCGGCGACGCCGAGCTCGGTGACATGTTTTCCGCACTGCTCACCGGCGCCACGCTGCCGGAAGAGGAGGGCGCTGCGCCGGAGGGTGAGGGCGAGCCCGCTCTGGAGACCGTCCCGTCGGACGAAACCGAAGCGCCCGTCGATCCGCTGATCGGCATCGCGCTGGCGACCATTTCCGCCGACCACCCAGTCGCGTCGGCGAAGGTGTCCGCGGCCGAGCCGGGTGCCCCCGCGAAGACCGCGATGGCGTCGCAATCTGCTGACGCGGATCGCGCGCCGGTGAAGATCGCCCAGCCGACGGCGGAGATCGAAGCGGGCGATCCGAAGCCCACGGACGAGGCCGATCCCGCCGCGGTGGCGCCGTCGCGCACGCGTCCGTTCATCGGCCCGCAGGTTTCGCTGCCGGTCGACGACGACGGACCTGCCAAGCCGTCCGGCAAGCCGACCGTCGAAACGCCTGTTTCCATGATCGCGCCGCAGCCGCAGCCGCAGAACTCGAGCGCGACCCCGACGCCGGGAACGCGCCCTGTTGCCGACCCGCAGGTCATGCGCCCCGTCGAAGGCGCTGATGCCACGCCGAAAGCGGCGCCGCAGCCCACCGGCGAACAGCCCAAGCCTGCTGCGACCGAAACCGCCGTCGCGCCGCCGACGATCGGCAAGACGCGCATCCTCGCCGAGCCGCCGGTGATGCGCCCCACCCATGACGGCGCGCAGCCCGCCGCAGCCCAGCCCGCGACGCCGCCGCAGCAGCAGGCACCCGATCCGGCACACGCGCCGCAGACCGCGCTCCAGGCCATTCTCGCTCAGGCCGGTCTCGCTGCCGCTCCGGACGCACGCGGCTCACGCATCGGCGCGGCCGAAACGCCGAAGCTCGCCAAGGCCATCGACGCCATTGCAGCCACCACGCCTGGCACCGCGGCTCCGGTCGCGCAGCCGCTGCCCGAATCGCTCCAGATGATGGTCGCGCCGGTGCAGCAGCCGCAGGCGATCGACGTGCGCGCCGCGGCGCCGGCCAGCCAGCCGCAGCCGCTCGAGCAGCTTGTCGAACAGCAGCTCGATCTCGCGCATGAAAGCGAGTGGCTCGATCGGCTCACGCGCGACATCGCCGGTGCCGGCGCGAAGGACGGCACGATGCGCTTCCGTCTGGCGCCCGAGCATCTCGGCAACCTTCATGTCGAACTCAAGCAGCAGGCCGCGGGCGCCGCGATCCGCCTGACCGCCGAGACCGAGGCCGCGCGCGCGATTCTCGCCGATGCGCATCCGCGCCTGATCGCCGAGGCGCGTGCGCAGGGTGTCCGCATCGCCGAGGCGCATGTCGATCTCGGCTCCGGCCGCAGCCCGCAGCAGGAGGCGGCGGACCAGCGCCGCCAGGATCAGCCCGGCCATCCCGCGGGACAATCGGTCCTGCGCGGTAAGAAGTCGGTAACCAATTCCGCGTTAACCATGACGCCAAGGACGGCGGATCGCTTCGCCTAG
- a CDS encoding flagellar basal body-associated FliL family protein codes for MSDQETEPQPKKKKGGKKKLLLLVVAALVIGGGGVGGGLYASGMIGGHGGPAEDPNKPKLVAREGADKGKVAAASHANKADPQLFQATYYPIKDGFTANLNDGGTFIQLGLGVSTYYDERVIQAVERHEMAIRSAVLMTLSGEDPLAIASPGGKAELQKHLTSAVNDVLKQKEGYAGVVDDVYFTSFVLQ; via the coding sequence ATGAGCGACCAGGAAACCGAGCCGCAGCCTAAGAAAAAGAAGGGCGGCAAGAAGAAGCTCCTGCTGCTCGTCGTGGCCGCGCTCGTGATCGGGGGCGGCGGTGTCGGCGGCGGGCTTTATGCGTCCGGCATGATCGGCGGCCACGGCGGCCCGGCCGAGGATCCGAACAAGCCCAAGCTCGTCGCGCGCGAAGGCGCCGACAAGGGCAAGGTCGCAGCGGCGTCGCACGCCAACAAGGCCGATCCGCAACTCTTCCAGGCGACCTATTATCCGATCAAGGACGGTTTCACCGCCAATCTCAACGACGGCGGCACCTTCATCCAGCTCGGGCTCGGCGTCTCGACCTACTATGACGAGCGCGTCATCCAGGCCGTCGAGCGGCACGAGATGGCGATCCGCTCGGCGGTGCTGATGACGCTCTCGGGCGAGGATCCGCTCGCCATCGCCAGCCCCGGCGGAAAGGCGGAACTGCAGAAGCATTTGACCAGCGCGGTCAATGACGTGCTGAAGCAGAAGGAAGGCTATGCCGGCGTCGTCGACGACGTCTACTTCACGAGCTTCGTGCTGCAATGA
- the fliN gene encoding flagellar motor switch protein FliN, whose translation MSTNPETAVAEPVAEGGRNFRLLADIPLRLSVEVGSAALRLSELMELSEGGVVELDRQAHELLDIMVNGTLVAKGEVVTVNGRFGIRVVEIVNADARLAGLERRN comes from the coding sequence ATGAGCACGAACCCGGAAACGGCGGTCGCCGAGCCGGTGGCCGAGGGCGGCCGCAACTTCCGCCTGCTCGCTGACATTCCGCTGCGGCTGTCGGTCGAGGTCGGCAGCGCCGCGCTCCGCCTGTCGGAGCTCATGGAGCTTAGCGAAGGCGGAGTGGTCGAGCTCGATCGCCAGGCGCACGAACTGCTCGACATCATGGTCAACGGCACCCTCGTCGCCAAAGGCGAAGTCGTCACGGTCAACGGCCGCTTCGGCATCCGGGTGGTCGAGATCGTCAACGCCGATGCGCGCCTAGCCGGGCTGGAGCGCCGCAACTGA
- a CDS encoding sigma-54 interaction domain-containing protein, with the protein MIGLSETAMAAHPALARWLRGAGLAVTIGSDGPRILDASEAGAARANDVVVEAVDGNPSLTISDGTRPACVRFGYDDMAFAFALVAELVRPEFRPACGEPESARLLGLADRIAGSDATVLILGETGTGKEGLARYIHSISPRANGAYVAVNCAALPDTMLEAILFGHRRGSFTGASADGEGLFRAADGGTLLLDEIAELPLALQAKLLRAIQEKEVLPVGAVKAEPVDVRIIACANRDLAAEVDAGRFRADLYWRLNVLPLQLQPLGARRLDIRAIAAALLLRHVPAGAAFPWPTAQALDRLMAHRWPGNCRELDNVLQRALMLRQGDRIETEDLSIDGAATTIFTAPRLADAGRSAEARMIREALAATNGHRVRAAERLGISERTLRYRLAGMRAEAA; encoded by the coding sequence ATGATCGGACTGAGCGAAACGGCGATGGCGGCCCACCCGGCGCTTGCGCGCTGGCTGCGTGGGGCAGGCCTTGCCGTGACGATCGGCAGCGACGGTCCGCGCATCCTCGATGCGAGCGAGGCCGGTGCCGCGCGCGCCAATGACGTGGTCGTCGAGGCCGTGGACGGCAATCCGTCCCTGACGATCTCCGATGGCACCCGCCCCGCGTGCGTGCGCTTCGGCTATGACGACATGGCCTTCGCCTTCGCGCTGGTCGCGGAGCTCGTCCGTCCCGAATTCCGCCCCGCCTGCGGCGAACCCGAAAGCGCGCGCCTACTCGGGCTCGCCGATCGCATCGCGGGCAGCGATGCCACCGTCCTCATTCTGGGCGAAACCGGCACGGGCAAGGAAGGCCTCGCTCGCTACATCCATTCGATCTCACCGCGCGCGAACGGCGCTTATGTCGCGGTCAATTGCGCCGCGCTTCCCGATACGATGCTGGAGGCGATCCTGTTCGGCCACCGCCGCGGGAGCTTCACCGGCGCCAGCGCGGACGGGGAGGGGCTCTTCCGCGCCGCGGACGGCGGCACCTTGCTCCTCGACGAAATCGCCGAACTGCCGCTCGCGCTCCAGGCGAAGCTGCTCCGCGCGATCCAGGAAAAGGAAGTGCTGCCGGTCGGTGCGGTGAAGGCCGAGCCGGTGGACGTCCGCATCATCGCCTGCGCCAACCGCGATCTCGCCGCCGAAGTCGATGCAGGCCGTTTCCGCGCCGATCTTTACTGGCGCCTCAACGTCCTTCCGCTCCAGCTCCAGCCGCTCGGCGCGCGCCGCCTCGACATCCGCGCGATCGCCGCCGCGCTGCTGCTCCGCCACGTTCCGGCCGGCGCCGCTTTCCCCTGGCCGACCGCGCAGGCGCTCGACCGGCTGATGGCGCATCGCTGGCCCGGCAACTGCCGCGAGCTGGACAACGTCCTCCAGCGCGCGCTGATGCTTCGCCAGGGTGATCGCATCGAGACCGAGGATCTCTCGATCGACGGCGCCGCGACCACGATCTTTACCGCGCCGCGTCTCGCCGACGCGGGCCGCTCCGCCGAGGCGCGGATGATCCGTGAAGCCCTTGCCGCCACCAACGGACACCGTGTCCGCGCCGCCGAACGTCTCGGCATCTCCGAACGCACGCTCCGCTACCGGCTCGCCGGGATGCGGGCTGAAGCCGCCTGA
- the fliE gene encoding flagellar hook-basal body complex protein FliE, with product MTSIDANRLLAMRASILEQNSALQRAANADLGNAGQMGGTDSAKSDFGDAFKSALTSVNAAQAQSSAASEAYERGETSDIAAVMLARQQASIGFEATLQVRNKLLSAYKDIMSMPV from the coding sequence ATGACCAGCATAGACGCCAACCGGTTGCTCGCCATGCGGGCTTCCATCCTGGAGCAGAACAGCGCTCTCCAGCGCGCTGCCAATGCCGATCTCGGCAACGCCGGCCAGATGGGCGGCACCGACTCCGCCAAGAGCGATTTCGGCGACGCCTTCAAGAGCGCGCTCACGAGCGTCAACGCAGCGCAGGCGCAGTCCTCCGCCGCATCGGAGGCCTATGAGCGCGGCGAGACCAGCGACATCGCCGCGGTGATGCTCGCGCGCCAGCAGGCGTCGATCGGTTTCGAGGCGACCCTGCAGGTCAGGAACAAACTCCTCTCCGCCTACAAAGACATCATGAGCATGCCGGTCTGA
- a CDS encoding flagellar motor switch protein FliM, with protein MSDAANLSGDEVSALMDGLGEADAAAGKPSAELRAYTFGKEAVRPMAALPALDRMNERLERRLRGIVEPLARSKPRIHAEAIAVQSFDGWRAEHPEFISLSLYRFAPLKGGVLVAMGADLVGRLVDAFYGGTGALRDSRAKEFTPTEERLIVRINEGLVAALTEVWNEILPVKPQLVARETNTAYAPLVRGDEAVAIVRFGIALGGARPASIDILYPVAALRAVEGLLSNKASDDGSLAASEWRHKLADALGDVRVQARSVLARPEISVSELVRLAEGDVIPVSLPASVPLLVEGRVIARGQIGDQDGRAALRIEKLHTGGNI; from the coding sequence ATGAGCGACGCCGCCAACCTTTCCGGCGACGAGGTCAGCGCGCTGATGGACGGTCTCGGCGAGGCGGATGCCGCCGCCGGCAAGCCGTCCGCGGAGCTGCGCGCCTACACGTTCGGCAAGGAAGCGGTCCGCCCCATGGCGGCGCTGCCGGCGCTCGATCGCATGAACGAGCGGCTCGAGCGGCGTCTGCGCGGCATCGTCGAGCCGCTGGCGCGATCGAAGCCGCGTATCCACGCCGAGGCGATCGCGGTGCAGAGCTTCGATGGCTGGCGCGCGGAGCATCCGGAATTCATCAGCCTCAGCCTCTATCGCTTCGCGCCGCTGAAGGGCGGCGTGCTGGTCGCCATGGGCGCCGATCTCGTCGGTCGCCTGGTCGACGCCTTCTACGGCGGCACCGGCGCGCTGCGCGATTCGCGCGCCAAGGAATTCACGCCGACCGAAGAGCGGCTGATCGTCCGCATCAACGAAGGTCTCGTCGCCGCGCTCACAGAGGTGTGGAACGAGATCCTGCCGGTCAAGCCGCAACTCGTCGCGCGAGAGACCAACACCGCTTACGCTCCGCTGGTGCGCGGCGACGAAGCAGTCGCCATCGTGCGCTTCGGCATCGCGCTCGGCGGCGCGCGTCCGGCGTCGATCGACATTCTCTATCCCGTCGCCGCGCTCCGCGCCGTCGAAGGGCTGCTCTCGAACAAGGCGTCCGACGACGGCAGCCTCGCGGCCAGCGAATGGCGGCACAAGCTTGCCGACGCGCTCGGCGACGTCCGCGTCCAGGCGCGCAGCGTTCTCGCCCGGCCCGAGATTTCGGTGTCCGAACTCGTCCGTCTCGCGGAGGGCGATGTCATTCCCGTTTCGCTGCCGGCCAGCGTGCCCCTGCTCGTCGAGGGGCGCGTCATCGCGCGCGGCCAGATCGGCGATCAGGACGGACGCGCTGCGCTCCGCATCGAAAAGCTTCACACTGGGGGTAATATATGA
- a CDS encoding flagellar biosynthetic protein FliO has translation MTTYILKLLILLPLVGGMAFAALWLWRRAQPGMAMGQRERMVKVVDAVPMGTGGRLAVVEFADKTLLVAVSRAGISLVAEAGNRPSFNAALAKANAHE, from the coding sequence ATGACGACCTACATTCTCAAGCTGCTGATCCTGCTGCCGCTGGTCGGCGGCATGGCGTTCGCTGCGCTCTGGCTGTGGCGCCGCGCCCAGCCGGGCATGGCGATGGGCCAGCGCGAGCGGATGGTGAAGGTGGTCGATGCGGTGCCGATGGGCACCGGCGGCCGTCTCGCCGTCGTCGAGTTCGCCGACAAGACCTTGCTCGTCGCGGTCTCGCGCGCGGGCATCAGCTTGGTCGCGGAAGCCGGCAATCGCCCGTCGTTCAACGCCGCGCTCGCCAAGGCGAACGCTCATGAATGA
- the fliG gene encoding flagellar motor switch protein FliG yields the protein MLDAEASATQPDGCEAAAILLMLLGDEEAAEVLSRLDPAEVERLGSAMFDVADVSEAQVDGVFDLFMSRAKARTTIGFGAAPRIRAVMEHALGAERADGVLARITPPTRSHAMDSLRWMDAKTIAGLIEQEHPQIAALVLAHLESPIAADVLQLLPADVQPDVIYRVATLDTVSAEAIEELERILVREVATTNSTPATARGGASEAAKIMTNTRPGTDQRIIRSLTKIDKKIAQVIEDEMFVFDDLLEIDEKNLGVLLRNVENDVLVVALKGADGRLRDKMFGCMSARAADSIRDEMEERGPMRLTEVQEAQKAMLAIARRLADDGTIMLGGRSDDYV from the coding sequence ATGCTCGACGCTGAAGCGTCCGCCACGCAGCCCGACGGGTGCGAGGCCGCCGCGATCCTGCTGATGCTATTGGGTGACGAGGAGGCCGCCGAAGTGCTGAGCCGCCTCGATCCCGCCGAGGTCGAGCGTCTCGGCAGCGCGATGTTCGACGTCGCCGATGTCAGCGAGGCGCAGGTCGACGGCGTGTTCGATCTGTTCATGTCGCGCGCCAAGGCGCGCACCACCATCGGCTTCGGCGCCGCGCCGCGGATCCGTGCGGTGATGGAGCATGCTCTGGGCGCCGAGCGCGCGGACGGTGTCCTCGCCCGCATCACCCCGCCGACCCGCAGCCATGCGATGGATTCGCTGCGCTGGATGGACGCCAAGACCATCGCCGGTCTCATCGAGCAGGAGCATCCGCAGATTGCGGCGCTGGTCCTCGCGCATCTCGAGTCGCCGATCGCGGCGGACGTTCTGCAGCTCCTTCCGGCGGACGTGCAGCCCGACGTCATCTATCGCGTCGCGACGCTCGACACCGTCTCCGCGGAAGCCATCGAAGAGCTGGAGCGGATCCTGGTCCGCGAGGTCGCGACCACCAATTCGACGCCGGCGACGGCGCGCGGCGGCGCTTCGGAAGCCGCCAAGATCATGACCAACACGCGCCCCGGAACCGACCAGCGCATCATCCGCTCTCTCACCAAGATCGACAAGAAGATCGCGCAGGTGATCGAGGACGAGATGTTCGTTTTCGACGATCTGCTCGAGATCGACGAGAAGAACCTCGGCGTGCTGCTGCGCAACGTCGAGAACGACGTGCTGGTTGTCGCGCTGAAGGGGGCGGACGGGCGCCTCCGCGACAAGATGTTCGGCTGCATGTCGGCGCGCGCCGCCGACTCGATCCGCGACGAGATGGAAGAGCGCGGACCGATGCGCCTCACCGAAGTGCAGGAAGCGCAGAAGGCGATGCTCGCCATCGCGCGCCGCCTCGCCGACGACGGCACCATCATGCTCGGCGGTCGGAGCGACGATTATGTCTAA
- a CDS encoding FliH/SctL family protein, whose amino-acid sequence MSNLWTGEFSRSAESLGSFAVHRAMPMFTPWGQGSGDDDAQGERPRSTDVEAIRAEAFAEGYEAGHRTAELTLAADKEALAKLLEAVEALRPEPTDALAALLAEAVERLVHQIVGTVEIDAALLRERAEMAAAMIGEDNDASRLMVHPDDVPLLEGAPIPVEIVGDPSLPRGTVRLETGSGWIEDGPAIRLDRLRTALGKMGAGE is encoded by the coding sequence ATGTCTAACCTGTGGACCGGCGAGTTCAGCCGCTCGGCGGAAAGCCTGGGCAGCTTCGCGGTGCATCGCGCCATGCCGATGTTCACGCCTTGGGGGCAAGGCAGCGGAGACGACGACGCGCAGGGCGAGCGTCCGCGCTCGACCGACGTCGAAGCCATCCGTGCCGAAGCCTTTGCCGAAGGCTATGAGGCCGGCCATCGCACCGCCGAACTGACGCTCGCGGCCGACAAGGAAGCGCTGGCGAAGCTGCTCGAGGCGGTCGAGGCGCTCCGCCCCGAGCCGACCGATGCGCTCGCGGCCCTGCTCGCCGAAGCGGTCGAGCGGCTGGTGCACCAGATCGTCGGCACCGTCGAGATCGACGCCGCGCTGCTCCGCGAGCGTGCCGAGATGGCCGCAGCGATGATCGGCGAGGATAATGACGCATCGCGCCTGATGGTGCATCCGGACGATGTTCCGCTGCTCGAAGGCGCGCCCATTCCGGTGGAAATCGTCGGCGATCCGTCGCTGCCGCGCGGCACCGTGCGGCTGGAGACGGGCAGCGGTTGGATCGAGGATGGCCCCGCCATCCGCCTCGACCGGCTGCGCACCGCGCTGGGCAAGATGGGGGCAGGCGAATGA
- a CDS encoding FliI/YscN family ATPase, whose protein sequence is MSGLASRASALLAGIDVSENRPRRVGRLSSYDGLMLEATGFGQPIGAGARVIAADGHAARAEVVGFRGDRTLLMALDGEAAHAHGSRVEPDHGGGMADVGPALLGRVVDALGNPLDGKGPIATAEHWPLAGRPGNPLDRDRVTESFDIGVRAVNAMLTAGIGQRIAIIAGSGVGKSVLMGQMIAGADADVIVVGLVGERSREVSDFLATKLNGEVRDRSVVVAVPADHAPLLRLRAAMRATAIAEYFRARGLRVLLLLDSLTRVAHAQREIGLSLGEPPTVKGYPPSALGLIPRLVERAGACAKSGGSITALYTVLADGDDTDDPIVDATRAIVDGHIILSRSLGEQGVYPAIDIGKSLSRVMPDIVDSEHLAAAAAMRRLWSAYEENRDLILMGAYAAGSDPAIDAAIVRRPEVLDFLRQSPGERIGFDEARGVLIENFGS, encoded by the coding sequence ATGAGCGGCCTCGCGTCGCGCGCGTCCGCGCTGCTCGCCGGCATCGACGTTTCCGAAAACCGGCCGCGCCGCGTCGGCCGGCTGTCATCCTATGACGGGCTGATGCTCGAGGCGACTGGCTTTGGCCAGCCGATCGGCGCCGGCGCCCGCGTCATCGCCGCCGACGGCCACGCCGCGCGCGCCGAGGTCGTCGGCTTCCGCGGCGATCGTACCTTGCTGATGGCGCTCGACGGCGAAGCCGCGCACGCCCACGGGTCGCGCGTCGAGCCCGACCACGGCGGCGGCATGGCCGATGTCGGCCCGGCGCTCCTTGGCCGCGTCGTCGACGCGCTCGGCAATCCGCTCGACGGCAAGGGCCCGATCGCGACCGCCGAACATTGGCCGCTCGCCGGCCGCCCCGGCAATCCGCTCGATCGTGACCGTGTGACCGAAAGCTTCGACATCGGCGTGCGTGCGGTGAACGCCATGCTCACCGCCGGCATCGGGCAGCGCATCGCGATCATCGCGGGCTCGGGCGTCGGCAAATCGGTGCTGATGGGCCAGATGATCGCCGGCGCGGACGCCGACGTGATCGTCGTCGGCCTGGTCGGCGAGCGCAGCCGCGAGGTCAGCGACTTCCTCGCCACCAAGCTCAACGGCGAGGTGCGCGATCGTTCGGTCGTCGTCGCGGTTCCGGCCGATCATGCGCCGCTGCTGCGCCTTCGCGCCGCGATGCGCGCCACTGCCATCGCCGAATATTTCCGCGCGCGCGGCCTGCGCGTCCTCCTCCTTCTCGACAGCCTCACCCGCGTCGCCCACGCGCAGCGCGAGATCGGCCTGTCGCTGGGCGAGCCGCCAACCGTGAAGGGCTATCCGCCTTCCGCCCTCGGCCTCATCCCGCGGCTCGTCGAGCGCGCCGGCGCCTGCGCCAAGTCCGGCGGCTCGATCACCGCGCTCTACACCGTGCTCGCCGACGGCGACGATACCGACGATCCGATCGTCGATGCCACCCGCGCGATCGTCGACGGGCATATCATCCTGTCGCGCTCTTTGGGCGAGCAGGGGGTCTATCCCGCGATCGACATCGGCAAGTCCTTGAGCCGCGTGATGCCCGACATCGTCGATTCCGAACATCTCGCCGCCGCCGCGGCGATGCGCCGTTTGTGGTCGGCCTACGAAGAGAATCGCGATCTCATCCTGATGGGCGCTTATGCCGCCGGCAGCGATCCCGCGATCGACGCGGCGATCGTGCGCCGTCCCGAAGTGCTCGACTTTCTCCGCCAGTCTCCCGGCGAGCGCATCGGCTTCGACGAAGCCCGCGGCGTGCTGATCGAGAATTTCGGATCATGA